One stretch of Tenrec ecaudatus isolate mTenEca1 chromosome 18, mTenEca1.hap1, whole genome shotgun sequence DNA includes these proteins:
- the PSMC4 gene encoding 26S proteasome regulatory subunit 6B: protein MEEIGILVEKAQDEIPALSVSRPQTGLSFLGPEPEDLEDLYSRYKKLQQELEFLEVQEEYIKDEQKNLKKEFLHAQEEVKRIQSIPLVIGQFLEAVDQNTAIVGSTTGSNYYVRILSTIDRELLKPNASVALHKHSNALVDVLPPEADSSIMMLTSDQKPDVMYADIGGMDIQKQEVREAVELPLTHFELYKQIGIDPPRGVLMYGPPGCGKTMLAKAVAHHTTAAFIRVVGSEFVQKYLGEGPRMVRDVFRLAKENAPAIIFIDEIDAIATKRFDAQTGADREVQRILLELLNQMDGFDQNVNVKVIMATNRADTLDPALLRPGRLDRKIEFPLPDRRQKRLIFSTITSKMNLSEEVDLEDYVARPDKISGADINSICQESGMLAVRENRYIVLAKDFEKAYKTVIKKDEQEHEFYK, encoded by the exons ATGGAGGAGATCGGCATTTTGGTGGAGAAGGCTCAG GATGAGATTCCAGCACTGTCTGTATCCCGGCCGCAGACTGGCCTGTCCTTCCTAGGCCCCGAGCCGGAAGACCTGGAGGACTTGTACAGCCGATACAAG AAGCTGCAGCAGGAGCTGGAGTTCTTAGAGGTGCAGGAGGAATACATCAAGGATGAGCAGAAAAACCTGAAGAAGGAATTCCTCCATGCCCAGGAGGAGGTGAAGCGGATCCAGAGTATCCCGCTGGTCATTGGACAGTTTCTGGAGGCTGTGGATCAGAATACGGCCATCGTGGGCTCCACCACAG GCTCCAACTACTACGTGCGCATCTTAAGCACCATCGACCGAGAGTTGCTCAAGCCCAACGCCTCGGTGGCCCTCCACAAGCACAGCAATGCCCTGGTGGACGTGCTGCCGCCCGAGGCCGACAGCAGCATCATGATGCTGACCTCAG ACCAGAAGCCAGACGTGATGTACGCCGACATCGGGGGCATGGACATCCAGAAACAGGAGGTGCGGGAGGCCGTAGAGCTCCCGCTCACCCACTTCGAGTTGTACAAGCAG ATCGGCATCGACCCTCCTCGCGGCGTCCTCATGTACGGCCCACCCGGCTGCGGGAAGACCATGCTGGCAAAGGCTGTGGCACATCACACGACAG CTGCATTCATCCGGGTCGTGGGCTCCGAGTTCGTGCAGAAGTACCTGGGTGAGGGCCCCCGCATGGTCCGAGATGTGTTCCGCCTGGCCAAGGAGAACGCACCCGCCATCATCTTCATAGACGAGATAGATGCCATCGCCACCAAGAGATTCGATGCCCAGACGGGGG CTGACAGGGAGGTGCAGAGAATCCTGCTAGAACTGCTAAATCAAATGGATGGATTTGACCAGAACGTCAACGTCAAG GTGATCATGGCTACGAACAGAGCAGACACCCTGGATCCTGCCTTGCTGCGGCCGGGACGCCTGGACCGCAAAATTGAATTTCCTCTCCCTGATCGCCGCCAGAAGCGACTGATTTTCTCCACCATCACCAGCAAGATGAATCTGTCCGAGGAGGTTGACTTGGAAGATT ATGTGGCCCGGCCAGATAAGATCTCTGGAGCTGATATCAACTCCATCTGTCAGGAG AGTGGAATGTTGGCCGTGCGAGAGAACCGCTACATTGTTCTGGCCAAGGACTTCGAGAAAGCCTACAAAACCGTCATCAAGAAGGACGAACAGGAGCATGAGTTTTACAAGTGA